In Haliotis asinina isolate JCU_RB_2024 chromosome 15, JCU_Hal_asi_v2, whole genome shotgun sequence, the sequence cacaatgatgTTTGTATTGCCTGTCCCGCAGCAACTCATTATAAAAGTACTGCACTGTCACGCTGCAAAAGTCACCACAGTGTACGGAGATCTGCCCAGAAGTTAAAACGTAACAAAATTATTCTGTATGTGTATTTCCACAGTCTTGCAGCAAAGTCTCCACAAACGGGATACTAGTTCGAAGTAGAGTACGAACATGGTTTTGTTGTCAGTCCTTCCCATCATCAGATGGAAGCAGTTTTTGCCTTGCCATCAGATGGAAGCAGTTTTTGCCTTGTAAAACGTAAGGCCTCATACGGCAGATAGTCACTTGTGCATTACTTTGAGGGAGATGTGTGTGCCCGCCGTGGTACACGTGTTTTCCCTGGACACACTTTGTCTCTTACCAAGGCAGGTCCTGATGAACGCCCGTCTGAACTTAGTTGATATGAGACTATACACAATGGGGTTAGTGCAGCTGTTGAGATAGAACATAATCCTGGCAAAGCATAACAGATTCCAGAACCCCTCAAAGCCCAGGGCTCTGATCTTGCCGGGATTGGCGAAGATCATCCACATGCCTACTGTCCTGAAGGGAAGGTGAAAGAAGAAAAAGAGAAGGGTTATTATCACTAACATAATGACAACCCTCCTTCTGGCCTTGTTCTTACTGTGGCATCTCTGTTCATCCAGCTTGTCACTGAAACGGAACTCCCGTACCAGCGCCCGCGCTATGACCAGATACAGAATACCCAGTACCACAAACGGCAGAGCAAAGAACACCACGCATAGGCACACTATGTACCCTTTCTGCCAGGGTAGGACGATGGATTGTCTGCAAACCTTAATCGGAGTCCCGTCGTAGTAGCTTGAGTCCCGGTATATTGAGATCCCTATGAAAGGCATGCTTGACAACAAGGAGATGAACCATATGAATATCACAATGAAAAGTTTCATAGACTTTGAGTAGATCTTGGTGTCCCTGATGCGGAGTGGGTGACAGATGGCCTGGAACCTCTCACCGGCGATCACCATCATTGTTAGCACGGAGGCATGGGCCGCGCAGTTCTCTAACATTGGAACAAGAGTGCCTGAAAGGACAggatatttgttttaaacaaatttaTTATCAAACACCACAAGGCAAATATCAGGAAAAAAATATAAGGACGTGTGAATGGAATATACATGGTGTGTGTTTGCTTCTTACCGTGCGAAGCATCTGTTCAGTTCTCTTCAGTCTAAATTAGTCATCGCAGAGAATGTTCCCGTTGGCCACAGGTACATGTATTCACAAATAATTCATAGATGGCGAACGCGTGGTTGTTGCTTGGAACCTATAACTTAGTAAACACTCTGCTTGGGAAAAGAAGCCTACATGAATGAGATGATAAATTTATCGCCCCATTTTTGCGGCAGATACGCCGATGTCAAGTAcatatttctgttgttttgtgATTGGGACCAAAATATTTAGTAACATACTGATGGTTAATTTCTCCCTAgttgatttttcaaaacagcTGGACTCGAATTCTTTGTGACAAATGATTAAGTACaacaatgttcaatattttgtcGATACCGGTCATCACATGCTTTTATTTTTAACTCTTGAAACTTGGTGCAAGGTTCATATGCATGTTTTCTTCACAACATCTCACGGTAGTGTCAAATGAATTATGATGTGACATAGCTATCAAGGTGGTGGGATAGtgttgtggttaaagcgtctgctcgtcacgccgcagacctgggttcgattctcacatgggtacaatgtgttatgcTCATTGTcggtgtccccctccgtgatattactggaatattgctaaacatatTGCGGTGAAAAATCATAGTTATTCAGTCAAAAAATCAATCTACCATAATTTGCCATCCGTCGCTCCATACTCCACAGTCCCTGCAAACCTCCCCCACCTCCCCCCTCATCCACCAATTCACACTGACCCAGTCAGCTATTCCACAGCCTATACTGGCCCCACAAAAGCACGCATTCCCACGCTGATCGATGGCTAATAGAAGTCTGCCTTGCTATTCAAATTGATCACTTGCATTCTCACCACCTGCTGTCACTTTCGACGATATGTTTATGTACCTAATTGTGGCATTTTGTCAGAATTAGAAAAAGCCTCATTTCATTGATGCTAGAAGCTGAGGAGATTTATAACGTTCACTTAGCGTCCGtatattgtattttcctctGATACTAAATTCTACGGAATTCTGGAAAAGTCAGCGCTGcgttacaaaagcaaacaatTATGTCAAAACTAACCATAGTGATACCAGGGTTGTAGTTAAGCTTTCTTAATAAGGGGACAAAGCACTCTTAATGTTAACAGACTGTTATATCAATACCTTGAGGCATGAAAAGTAATCTGTATAAAtattaagtgtgtgtgtgtgtgtgtcgggggggggggggacccAGGAGCTAGAGAGATTgtagtgtgtgtatgtttgtgcatatgtgtgtgtgtgtgtgtgtatacgtgtgtgtatgtgtgtctgcgtTTGTGCATACAACCGCTACTGCCTGTACATATTTGACTTATCTTAATTGTGTCACTTGTAAGGTAGATATAAATAGAGTAAATACAGTTGGGTCAGTTGTAAAGTTGAGGTACCATATATGTACTAATACGTCATCCGAATCTTTAAAACGTCTTAAACAGTCTTAAAACGTCAGGTTGCGAAAGCCAACTTTATGTCATACATTTaggttgttttactgttgtttggtgggttttttttgttgtttttgttttattttattttattttatcttattttatttaatttaattttatcttttctttttttttttttttcgcttGTTCcttgtgatttgttttgttttgggttgatgtttt encodes:
- the LOC137266114 gene encoding galanin receptor 2a-like, with protein sequence MKNLKEVNISIRHSSYSLPMSVDGALVWGEKDIGYNMSIPSWNLTDNHLHNDSAYIGNTTASEEKEIPEMPLYILVTSTLLYVIIFLTGTVGNSVVAAVVGLRQDMRTSTNLFLVNLAVADLMVITVCMPTALVDIYAKDIWHFGATMCTLVPMLENCAAHASVLTMMVIAGERFQAICHPLRIRDTKIYSKSMKLFIVIFIWFISLLSSMPFIGISIYRDSSYYDGTPIKVCRQSIVLPWQKGYIVCLCVVFFALPFVVLGILYLVIARALVREFRFSDKLDEQRCHSKNKARRRVVIMLVIITLLFFFFHLPFRTVGMWMIFANPGKIRALGFEGFWNLLCFARIMFYLNSCTNPIVYSLISTKFRRAFIRTCLGKRQSVSRENTCTTAGTHISLKVMHK